A genomic region of Macadamia integrifolia cultivar HAES 741 unplaced genomic scaffold, SCU_Mint_v3 scaffold2054, whole genome shotgun sequence contains the following coding sequences:
- the LOC122065582 gene encoding uncharacterized protein LOC122065582 translates to MASTPILSHHSFTTPTLQFSTKFYSKLTPTGFPSKPTSTTIRPTTKLFVSSPTNKPTLKMPSKPTEETIFFDGGAHYGDLVANLLLGFTLLWLPLTLAAVSRAFFLRYRFTNLRVTVISGLTGQDRSDFSYKVIKDVQVVPRFIGEWGDIIITLKDGTKVDLRSVPKFREIADYCLSMAGKSPVMEVNEATPRGF, encoded by the coding sequence ATGGCTTCGACTCCAATCCTCTCCCACCATTCCTTTACCACTCCAACCCTGCAATTCTCCACTAAATTCTACTCTAAATTAACTCCAACTGGCTTCCCCTCTAAACCCACCTCTACAACTATCAGACCCACCACTAAACTCTTCGTCTCCTCTCCAACCAACAAGCCTACCCTCAAGATGCCTTCCAAGCCCACAGAGGAAACCATCTTCTTCGATGGTGGAGCTCACTATGGAGATCTCGTCGCTAACCTCCTTCTGGGTTTCACTCTTCTCTGGTTGCCTTTGACTTTAGCGGCGGTTTCAAGGGCTTTCTTTCTGAGATACAGGTTCACCAATTTGAGAGTCACAGTTATTTCAGGTCTAACTGGCCAAGACCGGAGTGATTTTTCTTACAAAGTGATAAAGGACGTTCAAGTGGTTCCACGTTTTATTGGAGAATGGGGTGATATTATTATTACTCTGAAAGATGGGACGAAGGTGGACCTTAGAAGTGTACCCAAATTTAGGGAAATTGCAGATTACTGCCTTTCCATGGCTGGTAAATCTCCGGTTATGGAGGTGAATGAAGCTACACCTAGAGGATTTTGA
- the LOC122065576 gene encoding transcription factor MYB124 isoform X2: MRNMKLHDAPKPEATTKPKERHIVTWTQEEDDILREQISIHGTENWTIIAAKFKDKTTRQCRRRWYTYLNTDCKKGGWSPEEDMILCEAQKIFGNRWTEISKVVSGRTDNAVKNRFSTLCKKRAKREALSKENNISCRNPNNKRVIYQNGFIINESSESTPPLKKMRSQILDLTENTKGESLRECGENYQLRPPFAVLVQNFHNICNLSAQQHVSNDTKAASNDAADDKGQVTFLRRDDPKITALMQQAELLSSLALKVNTDNTNQSLENAWKELQDFLNESKDSNLLRYRISEMDFLHEDYEDLVEDLASGNMGSQQSWRQPDLYEESPGSSEYSTGSTLQSHAADDKTEQHQAEVCSLHQDNIVEPHLPHTREAQSGLSGCDDGISTISTQAEIFLSPEGSKENGVLPVLSNTEFGSPAQVTPLFRSLAAEIPSPKFSESERNFLLKTLGLGSPPLQPSTNPSQPPPCRRALLHSL; encoded by the exons ATGAGGAATATGAAGCTCCATGACGCTCCCAAACCTGAGGCCACCACCAAGCCGAAGGAGCGTCATATCGTTACCTGGACCCAGGAG GAGGATGATATTCTTCGGGAGCAGATTAGTATCCATGGAACTGAAAA CTGGACGATTATTGCTGCTAAATTCAAGGATAAAACAACCAGACAGTGCAGAAGAAG ATGGTACACTTACTTGAATACAGACTGCAAGAAAGGAGGATGGTCACCAGAAGAAGATATGATCTTATGTGAG GCTCAGAAGATATTCGGTAATAGATGGACTGAAATATCAAAGGTGGTTTCAGGAAG AACGGACAATGCAGTGAAAAACCGATTCTCCACCTTGTGCAAGAAAAGAGCAAAACGTGAAGCCTTATCAAAGGAGAATAACATTTCTTGCAGAAATCCAAACAATAAGAGAGTTATTTATCAAAATGGGTTTATAATAAATGAATCTTCTGAATCTACACCTCCTCTAAAGAAAATGAG GAGCCAAATCTTGGATCTCACAGAAAACACTAAAGGAGAATCTCTGAGGGAATGCGGAGAGAACTACCAGCTGAGACCGCCCTTTGCAGTATTGGTTCAAAACTTCCACAACATTTGCAACTTGTCAGCCCAGCAACATGTCAGCAACGACACCAAAGCAGCCTCTAATGATG CTGCAGATGACAAGGGCCAAGTAACATTCCTTAGAAGGGATGATCCAAAGATCACTGCTTTGATGCAACAAGCAGAACTGCTCAGCTCACTTGCTCTGAAAGTCAACACAGATAACACCAATCAGAGTCTTGAAAATGCATGGAAG GAACTCCAAGATTTCTTAAACGAAAGCAAAGATAGCAATCTGCTAAGATACAGAATCTCAGAAATGGATTTTCTACATGAAGATTACGAAGACTTAGTAGAGGATTTAGCAAGTGGAAATATGGGAAGTCAACAATCATGGAG GCAACCTGATTTATATGAGGAGTCCCCTGGCAGCTCTGAGTACAGCACAGGATCAACTCTCCAGTCCCATGCAGCAGATGATAAAACAGAACAACATCAAGCTGAAGTTTGTTCGCTGCACCAGGATAATATTGTTGAGCCACATTTACCTCATACAAGAGAAGCACAGAGTGGTCTTAGTGGTTGCGATGATGGGATTTCTACAATCAGTACTCAAG CAgaaatcttcctttctcctGAAGGATCGAAGGAAAATGGAGTCTTACCCGTATTGTCAAACACAGAGTTCGGTTCCCCTGCCCAAGTAACCCCACTGTTCCGATCATTGGCAGCAGAGATCCCAAGTCCCAAATTCTCAGAAAGT GAGAGGAACTTCCTACTGAAGACACTTGGTTTGGGTTCCCCACCTCTTCAGCCAAGCACCAACCCTTCCCAACCACCCCCTTGCAGAAGGGCACTCCTACATAGTCTCTGA
- the LOC122065576 gene encoding transcription factor MYB124 isoform X4, with protein MRNMKLHDAPKPEATTKPKERHIVTWTQEEDDILREQISIHGTENWTIIAAKFKDKTTRQCRRRWYTYLNTDCKKGGWSPEEDMILCEAQKIFGNRWTEISKVVSGRTDNAVKNRFSTLCKKRAKREALSKENNISCRNPNNKRVIYQNGFIINESSESTPPLKKMRSQILDLTENTKGESLRECGENYQLRPPFAVLVQNFHNICNLSAQQHVSNDTKAASNDAADDKGQVTFLRRDDPKITALMQQAELLSSLALKVNTDNTNQSLENAWKELQDFLNESKDSNLLRYRISEMDFLHEDYEDLVEDLASGNMGSQQSWRQPDLYEESPGSSEYSTGSTLQSHAADDKTEQHQAEVCSLHQDNIVEPHLPHTREAQSGLSGCDDGISTISTQEIFLSPEGSKENGVLPVLSNTEFGSPAQVTPLFRSLAAEIPSPKFSESERNFLLKTLGLGSPPLQPSTNPSQPPPCRRALLHSL; from the exons ATGAGGAATATGAAGCTCCATGACGCTCCCAAACCTGAGGCCACCACCAAGCCGAAGGAGCGTCATATCGTTACCTGGACCCAGGAG GAGGATGATATTCTTCGGGAGCAGATTAGTATCCATGGAACTGAAAA CTGGACGATTATTGCTGCTAAATTCAAGGATAAAACAACCAGACAGTGCAGAAGAAG ATGGTACACTTACTTGAATACAGACTGCAAGAAAGGAGGATGGTCACCAGAAGAAGATATGATCTTATGTGAG GCTCAGAAGATATTCGGTAATAGATGGACTGAAATATCAAAGGTGGTTTCAGGAAG AACGGACAATGCAGTGAAAAACCGATTCTCCACCTTGTGCAAGAAAAGAGCAAAACGTGAAGCCTTATCAAAGGAGAATAACATTTCTTGCAGAAATCCAAACAATAAGAGAGTTATTTATCAAAATGGGTTTATAATAAATGAATCTTCTGAATCTACACCTCCTCTAAAGAAAATGAG GAGCCAAATCTTGGATCTCACAGAAAACACTAAAGGAGAATCTCTGAGGGAATGCGGAGAGAACTACCAGCTGAGACCGCCCTTTGCAGTATTGGTTCAAAACTTCCACAACATTTGCAACTTGTCAGCCCAGCAACATGTCAGCAACGACACCAAAGCAGCCTCTAATGATG CTGCAGATGACAAGGGCCAAGTAACATTCCTTAGAAGGGATGATCCAAAGATCACTGCTTTGATGCAACAAGCAGAACTGCTCAGCTCACTTGCTCTGAAAGTCAACACAGATAACACCAATCAGAGTCTTGAAAATGCATGGAAG GAACTCCAAGATTTCTTAAACGAAAGCAAAGATAGCAATCTGCTAAGATACAGAATCTCAGAAATGGATTTTCTACATGAAGATTACGAAGACTTAGTAGAGGATTTAGCAAGTGGAAATATGGGAAGTCAACAATCATGGAG GCAACCTGATTTATATGAGGAGTCCCCTGGCAGCTCTGAGTACAGCACAGGATCAACTCTCCAGTCCCATGCAGCAGATGATAAAACAGAACAACATCAAGCTGAAGTTTGTTCGCTGCACCAGGATAATATTGTTGAGCCACATTTACCTCATACAAGAGAAGCACAGAGTGGTCTTAGTGGTTGCGATGATGGGATTTCTACAATCAGTACTCAAG aaatcttcctttctcctGAAGGATCGAAGGAAAATGGAGTCTTACCCGTATTGTCAAACACAGAGTTCGGTTCCCCTGCCCAAGTAACCCCACTGTTCCGATCATTGGCAGCAGAGATCCCAAGTCCCAAATTCTCAGAAAGT GAGAGGAACTTCCTACTGAAGACACTTGGTTTGGGTTCCCCACCTCTTCAGCCAAGCACCAACCCTTCCCAACCACCCCCTTGCAGAAGGGCACTCCTACATAGTCTCTGA
- the LOC122065576 gene encoding transcription factor MYB124 isoform X1, with protein sequence MRNMKLHDAPKPEATTKPKERHIVTWTQEEDDILREQISIHGTENWTIIAAKFKDKTTRQCRRRWYTYLNTDCKKGGWSPEEDMILCEAQKIFGNRWTEISKVVSGRTDNAVKNRFSTLCKKRAKREALSKENNISCRNPNNKRVIYQNGFIINESSESTPPLKKMRSQILDLTENTKGESLRECGENYQLRPPFAVLVQNFHNICNLSAQQHVSNDTKAASNDVAADDKGQVTFLRRDDPKITALMQQAELLSSLALKVNTDNTNQSLENAWKELQDFLNESKDSNLLRYRISEMDFLHEDYEDLVEDLASGNMGSQQSWRQPDLYEESPGSSEYSTGSTLQSHAADDKTEQHQAEVCSLHQDNIVEPHLPHTREAQSGLSGCDDGISTISTQAEIFLSPEGSKENGVLPVLSNTEFGSPAQVTPLFRSLAAEIPSPKFSESERNFLLKTLGLGSPPLQPSTNPSQPPPCRRALLHSL encoded by the exons ATGAGGAATATGAAGCTCCATGACGCTCCCAAACCTGAGGCCACCACCAAGCCGAAGGAGCGTCATATCGTTACCTGGACCCAGGAG GAGGATGATATTCTTCGGGAGCAGATTAGTATCCATGGAACTGAAAA CTGGACGATTATTGCTGCTAAATTCAAGGATAAAACAACCAGACAGTGCAGAAGAAG ATGGTACACTTACTTGAATACAGACTGCAAGAAAGGAGGATGGTCACCAGAAGAAGATATGATCTTATGTGAG GCTCAGAAGATATTCGGTAATAGATGGACTGAAATATCAAAGGTGGTTTCAGGAAG AACGGACAATGCAGTGAAAAACCGATTCTCCACCTTGTGCAAGAAAAGAGCAAAACGTGAAGCCTTATCAAAGGAGAATAACATTTCTTGCAGAAATCCAAACAATAAGAGAGTTATTTATCAAAATGGGTTTATAATAAATGAATCTTCTGAATCTACACCTCCTCTAAAGAAAATGAG GAGCCAAATCTTGGATCTCACAGAAAACACTAAAGGAGAATCTCTGAGGGAATGCGGAGAGAACTACCAGCTGAGACCGCCCTTTGCAGTATTGGTTCAAAACTTCCACAACATTTGCAACTTGTCAGCCCAGCAACATGTCAGCAACGACACCAAAGCAGCCTCTAATGATG TAGCTGCAGATGACAAGGGCCAAGTAACATTCCTTAGAAGGGATGATCCAAAGATCACTGCTTTGATGCAACAAGCAGAACTGCTCAGCTCACTTGCTCTGAAAGTCAACACAGATAACACCAATCAGAGTCTTGAAAATGCATGGAAG GAACTCCAAGATTTCTTAAACGAAAGCAAAGATAGCAATCTGCTAAGATACAGAATCTCAGAAATGGATTTTCTACATGAAGATTACGAAGACTTAGTAGAGGATTTAGCAAGTGGAAATATGGGAAGTCAACAATCATGGAG GCAACCTGATTTATATGAGGAGTCCCCTGGCAGCTCTGAGTACAGCACAGGATCAACTCTCCAGTCCCATGCAGCAGATGATAAAACAGAACAACATCAAGCTGAAGTTTGTTCGCTGCACCAGGATAATATTGTTGAGCCACATTTACCTCATACAAGAGAAGCACAGAGTGGTCTTAGTGGTTGCGATGATGGGATTTCTACAATCAGTACTCAAG CAgaaatcttcctttctcctGAAGGATCGAAGGAAAATGGAGTCTTACCCGTATTGTCAAACACAGAGTTCGGTTCCCCTGCCCAAGTAACCCCACTGTTCCGATCATTGGCAGCAGAGATCCCAAGTCCCAAATTCTCAGAAAGT GAGAGGAACTTCCTACTGAAGACACTTGGTTTGGGTTCCCCACCTCTTCAGCCAAGCACCAACCCTTCCCAACCACCCCCTTGCAGAAGGGCACTCCTACATAGTCTCTGA
- the LOC122065576 gene encoding transcription factor MYB124 isoform X3: protein MRNMKLHDAPKPEATTKPKERHIVTWTQEEDDILREQISIHGTENWTIIAAKFKDKTTRQCRRRWYTYLNTDCKKGGWSPEEDMILCEAQKIFGNRWTEISKVVSGRTDNAVKNRFSTLCKKRAKREALSKENNISCRNPNNKRVIYQNGFIINESSESTPPLKKMRSQILDLTENTKGESLRECGENYQLRPPFAVLVQNFHNICNLSAQQHVSNDTKAASNDVAADDKGQVTFLRRDDPKITALMQQAELLSSLALKVNTDNTNQSLENAWKELQDFLNESKDSNLLRYRISEMDFLHEDYEDLVEDLASGNMGSQQSWRQPDLYEESPGSSEYSTGSTLQSHAADDKTEQHQAEVCSLHQDNIVEPHLPHTREAQSGLSGCDDGISTISTQEIFLSPEGSKENGVLPVLSNTEFGSPAQVTPLFRSLAAEIPSPKFSESERNFLLKTLGLGSPPLQPSTNPSQPPPCRRALLHSL from the exons ATGAGGAATATGAAGCTCCATGACGCTCCCAAACCTGAGGCCACCACCAAGCCGAAGGAGCGTCATATCGTTACCTGGACCCAGGAG GAGGATGATATTCTTCGGGAGCAGATTAGTATCCATGGAACTGAAAA CTGGACGATTATTGCTGCTAAATTCAAGGATAAAACAACCAGACAGTGCAGAAGAAG ATGGTACACTTACTTGAATACAGACTGCAAGAAAGGAGGATGGTCACCAGAAGAAGATATGATCTTATGTGAG GCTCAGAAGATATTCGGTAATAGATGGACTGAAATATCAAAGGTGGTTTCAGGAAG AACGGACAATGCAGTGAAAAACCGATTCTCCACCTTGTGCAAGAAAAGAGCAAAACGTGAAGCCTTATCAAAGGAGAATAACATTTCTTGCAGAAATCCAAACAATAAGAGAGTTATTTATCAAAATGGGTTTATAATAAATGAATCTTCTGAATCTACACCTCCTCTAAAGAAAATGAG GAGCCAAATCTTGGATCTCACAGAAAACACTAAAGGAGAATCTCTGAGGGAATGCGGAGAGAACTACCAGCTGAGACCGCCCTTTGCAGTATTGGTTCAAAACTTCCACAACATTTGCAACTTGTCAGCCCAGCAACATGTCAGCAACGACACCAAAGCAGCCTCTAATGATG TAGCTGCAGATGACAAGGGCCAAGTAACATTCCTTAGAAGGGATGATCCAAAGATCACTGCTTTGATGCAACAAGCAGAACTGCTCAGCTCACTTGCTCTGAAAGTCAACACAGATAACACCAATCAGAGTCTTGAAAATGCATGGAAG GAACTCCAAGATTTCTTAAACGAAAGCAAAGATAGCAATCTGCTAAGATACAGAATCTCAGAAATGGATTTTCTACATGAAGATTACGAAGACTTAGTAGAGGATTTAGCAAGTGGAAATATGGGAAGTCAACAATCATGGAG GCAACCTGATTTATATGAGGAGTCCCCTGGCAGCTCTGAGTACAGCACAGGATCAACTCTCCAGTCCCATGCAGCAGATGATAAAACAGAACAACATCAAGCTGAAGTTTGTTCGCTGCACCAGGATAATATTGTTGAGCCACATTTACCTCATACAAGAGAAGCACAGAGTGGTCTTAGTGGTTGCGATGATGGGATTTCTACAATCAGTACTCAAG aaatcttcctttctcctGAAGGATCGAAGGAAAATGGAGTCTTACCCGTATTGTCAAACACAGAGTTCGGTTCCCCTGCCCAAGTAACCCCACTGTTCCGATCATTGGCAGCAGAGATCCCAAGTCCCAAATTCTCAGAAAGT GAGAGGAACTTCCTACTGAAGACACTTGGTTTGGGTTCCCCACCTCTTCAGCCAAGCACCAACCCTTCCCAACCACCCCCTTGCAGAAGGGCACTCCTACATAGTCTCTGA